A genomic segment from Sphingopyxis sp. DBS4 encodes:
- a CDS encoding M48 family metalloprotease produces MTALSPHSAFHAQGWRALFRLLLTIVAMIVISARPAAAQSILRDAETEALFQDMMDPLLVAAGLRPGQVQVHLLGDRSINAFVAGSQDIYVFSGLIETADSAEEVQGVLAHELGHIMGGHAIRASEGAKTATGISLLSLLLGAAAIAAGGGDAGMGIMMAGQQAALGKYLAFSRTQEATADAAGAQYLSKAGISGRGSLAFFKKLQNLEFRYGVKQDDEQAYGRTHPMSGDRIQTLREAYVVDPAWNKPADPKIEARFQRIKAKLSGYIADPDRTLRKYPETDTSIPARYARAYAWHKSAYPDKALGEVEGLLKTDPHDPYFLELEGQVLLESGRPKDAIPPLREAVANSRSQPLIAATLGHALIATEDPANFAEAEKVLKTAVALDNQNPFAWYQLGIVYANKGDQARAALASAERYNLEGGQSGLALRNAETAMQGLPEGSPDWIRAQDIALVSRAEVERERKKR; encoded by the coding sequence ATGACCGCCCTTTCCCCGCACAGCGCTTTCCACGCGCAAGGATGGCGCGCGCTTTTTCGCCTTCTGCTGACGATCGTCGCGATGATCGTGATTTCGGCACGCCCCGCGGCGGCGCAATCGATCCTGCGCGATGCCGAGACCGAGGCGCTGTTCCAGGACATGATGGACCCGCTGCTCGTTGCGGCGGGGCTGCGTCCCGGACAGGTGCAGGTCCATCTGCTCGGCGACCGCAGCATCAACGCCTTCGTCGCGGGCAGCCAGGACATCTACGTCTTCAGCGGATTGATCGAAACCGCCGACAGCGCCGAGGAAGTGCAGGGCGTGCTCGCACACGAACTTGGCCATATCATGGGCGGTCACGCGATTCGCGCGAGCGAAGGCGCCAAGACGGCGACCGGAATCTCGCTGCTCAGCCTGCTGCTCGGCGCCGCGGCGATCGCCGCGGGCGGTGGCGACGCCGGCATGGGTATCATGATGGCGGGCCAGCAGGCGGCGCTCGGCAAATATCTGGCCTTCAGCCGCACCCAGGAAGCGACCGCCGACGCCGCGGGCGCGCAATATCTGTCGAAGGCCGGAATCAGCGGCCGCGGCAGCCTCGCCTTTTTCAAGAAGCTGCAGAATCTCGAGTTCCGCTATGGCGTCAAGCAGGACGACGAGCAGGCCTATGGCCGCACTCACCCGATGTCGGGCGACCGCATCCAGACGCTGCGCGAGGCCTATGTCGTCGATCCCGCGTGGAACAAGCCCGCCGACCCGAAGATCGAGGCGCGCTTCCAGCGCATCAAGGCGAAGCTGTCGGGCTATATCGCCGATCCCGACCGGACCCTGCGCAAATATCCAGAGACCGACACCAGTATCCCGGCGCGCTACGCCCGCGCCTATGCATGGCACAAGAGCGCCTATCCCGACAAGGCGCTCGGCGAGGTCGAAGGACTGCTCAAGACCGATCCGCACGACCCCTATTTCCTCGAACTCGAGGGACAGGTGCTGCTCGAATCGGGGCGGCCCAAGGATGCGATCCCGCCGCTGCGCGAGGCGGTCGCCAATTCGCGCTCGCAGCCGCTGATCGCTGCGACGCTCGGCCACGCGCTGATCGCGACCGAGGATCCCGCCAATTTCGCCGAGGCGGAGAAGGTGCTGAAAACCGCGGTCGCGCTCGACAATCAAAATCCTTTCGCTTGGTATCAGCTTGGCATCGTCTATGCGAACAAGGGCGATCAGGCGCGCGCCGCGCTCGCTTCGGCCGAACGCTATAATCTGGAAGGTGGACAGTCGGGGCTCGCGCTGCGTAATGCCGAAACGGCGATGCAGGGCTTGCCCGAAGGGTCGCCCGACTGGATTCGCGCACAGGATATTGCACTGGTGTCGCGCGCCGAGGTGGAACGCGAACGCAAAAAGCGCTAG
- a CDS encoding ribonuclease E/G — MTTRMLIDARHREETRVAVTKGNRIEEFDFESAEHKQLKGNIYLAKVTRVEPSLQAAFVEYGGNRHGFLAFSEIHPDYYQIPKEDRDALLREEAEHAAEAALRAEEDLDELEGDVADVEYHDDDNGDAPAPETIGEDADGDEEEGAENGDAEESEEGAEEGKDDRGDRKRRGRDSRKGGGRGRGRSRRGDDEDGESRMSLRRRYKIQDVIRRRQVMLVQVVKEERGNKGAALTTYLSLAGRYCVLMPNTMHGGGISRKISNGADRRKLKAMIDEMGLPPTMGCIVRTAGMSRTKVEIKRDFDYLARLWDEIRDKTLGSSAPALIHSDSDLVKRAIRDIYHKDIEEVLVEGDEGYKAAKQFMKLLMPSHARRVKQYADPVSLYQRYGVEDQLAGMLNPVVQLKSGGYLVINPTEALVSIDINSGRSTREHNIEQTALSTNLEAAHEIARQLRLRDMAGLIVIDFIDMDHGSNVRKVERAMKDALKNDRARIQVGRISGFGLMEMSRQRLRTGVLEASTRPCPHCEGTGLVRTASSAGLSALRLIEEEAARGKGSKIILRASQEATFYLLNEKRRELREIEELYGVSVEILPDGETEGARMAVEVGGPPPVQRRSFAPIVEIEDEEDDFVEEDEDEAAEEKAEARPARHERQDGGDEGDGEGRKRRRRRRRGRRGRRDEEGNEIPDAEAGDDADAEEAPAEEAAPVEAETAETEEAEAKPRRRRGGRGRKKAEEGTETEAETVATEEAAPAEAEAVAEPVAEEAPAAEEKPKRKRAPRKTKAALAAEAEAAEAAETVEAPAAEPEPDVEKPAPKKRASRARKKAEPAPEAALEPAAAGDAEPVPAEAPAEPVAAEADADQDAPDGEPRRGWWQRTFGN; from the coding sequence ATGACCACGCGCATGTTGATCGACGCGCGGCACCGGGAAGAAACCCGGGTCGCCGTCACCAAGGGAAACCGCATCGAGGAGTTTGATTTCGAGTCCGCCGAGCACAAGCAGCTCAAGGGCAATATCTATCTGGCCAAGGTAACCCGCGTCGAACCGTCGCTGCAGGCGGCGTTCGTCGAATATGGCGGCAACCGCCACGGCTTCCTGGCCTTCAGCGAAATCCACCCCGACTATTACCAGATTCCGAAGGAAGACCGCGACGCGCTGCTGCGCGAAGAGGCCGAACATGCCGCCGAGGCCGCGCTGCGCGCCGAGGAGGACCTCGACGAGCTCGAAGGCGATGTCGCTGACGTCGAATATCATGACGACGACAATGGCGACGCCCCCGCCCCCGAAACCATCGGCGAAGACGCCGATGGCGACGAGGAAGAGGGCGCCGAAAATGGTGACGCCGAAGAAAGCGAAGAGGGCGCCGAAGAGGGCAAGGATGATCGCGGCGACCGCAAGCGTCGCGGGCGCGACAGTCGCAAGGGGGGCGGCCGGGGTCGCGGACGCAGCCGCCGCGGCGACGATGAGGACGGCGAAAGCCGCATGTCGCTGCGCCGCCGCTACAAGATTCAGGACGTCATCCGTCGCCGCCAGGTGATGCTGGTGCAGGTCGTCAAGGAGGAGCGCGGCAACAAGGGCGCGGCGCTGACCACCTATCTGTCGCTTGCCGGCCGCTATTGCGTGCTGATGCCCAACACGATGCACGGCGGCGGAATCAGCCGCAAGATTTCGAACGGCGCCGATCGCCGCAAGCTGAAGGCGATGATCGACGAGATGGGCCTGCCGCCGACGATGGGCTGCATCGTCCGCACCGCGGGGATGAGCCGCACCAAGGTCGAGATCAAGCGCGACTTCGACTATCTCGCGCGCCTGTGGGACGAGATTCGCGACAAGACGCTGGGGTCGAGCGCGCCGGCGCTGATTCATTCGGACAGCGACCTCGTCAAGCGCGCGATCCGCGACATCTATCACAAGGATATCGAGGAAGTGCTCGTCGAGGGCGACGAGGGCTACAAGGCCGCGAAGCAGTTCATGAAGCTGCTGATGCCGAGCCACGCGCGGCGCGTGAAGCAATATGCCGACCCCGTGTCGCTCTATCAGCGCTACGGCGTCGAGGATCAGCTCGCGGGGATGCTCAATCCCGTCGTGCAACTGAAATCGGGCGGCTATCTGGTGATCAACCCGACCGAGGCTTTGGTGTCGATCGACATCAACTCGGGCCGCTCGACGCGCGAACATAATATCGAGCAGACCGCGCTCAGCACCAACCTTGAGGCTGCGCACGAAATCGCGCGCCAGCTTCGCCTGCGCGACATGGCGGGGCTGATCGTGATCGACTTCATCGACATGGATCACGGCTCGAACGTCCGCAAGGTCGAGCGCGCGATGAAGGACGCGCTCAAGAACGACCGCGCGCGCATCCAGGTCGGCCGCATCTCCGGCTTCGGCCTGATGGAGATGAGCCGCCAGCGGCTGCGCACCGGCGTCCTCGAAGCCTCGACGCGCCCCTGCCCGCATTGCGAGGGCACCGGCCTCGTCCGCACCGCTTCGTCGGCGGGCCTCAGCGCGCTGCGCCTGATCGAAGAGGAAGCCGCGCGCGGCAAGGGCAGCAAGATCATCCTGCGCGCGAGCCAGGAAGCGACCTTCTACCTCCTCAACGAAAAGCGCCGCGAACTGCGCGAGATCGAAGAGCTCTACGGCGTCAGCGTCGAAATCCTCCCCGACGGCGAGACCGAAGGCGCGCGGATGGCGGTCGAGGTCGGCGGTCCGCCGCCGGTCCAGCGCCGCAGCTTCGCCCCGATCGTCGAGATCGAGGACGAGGAAGACGACTTCGTCGAAGAGGACGAGGATGAAGCCGCCGAGGAAAAGGCCGAGGCCCGTCCGGCTCGCCACGAACGCCAGGACGGCGGAGACGAGGGCGACGGCGAAGGCCGTAAACGCCGCCGCCGCCGCCGTCGCGGCCGGCGCGGTCGCCGCGACGAGGAAGGCAATGAAATTCCCGACGCCGAGGCTGGCGACGACGCCGATGCCGAGGAGGCACCTGCCGAAGAGGCTGCGCCGGTAGAGGCCGAAACCGCCGAAACCGAGGAAGCCGAAGCGAAACCGCGTCGCCGGCGTGGCGGACGCGGCCGCAAGAAGGCCGAAGAGGGGACGGAGACCGAAGCCGAAACGGTCGCGACCGAAGAGGCCGCGCCGGCGGAAGCCGAAGCCGTTGCCGAACCTGTCGCCGAGGAAGCGCCGGCGGCCGAGGAAAAGCCGAAGCGCAAGCGCGCGCCGCGCAAGACCAAGGCCGCGCTTGCTGCCGAAGCCGAGGCCGCGGAAGCAGCCGAAACGGTCGAGGCGCCCGCCGCCGAACCCGAGCCCGATGTCGAAAAGCCCGCGCCGAAGAAGCGCGCGAGCCGCGCCCGGAAGAAAGCCGAGCCGGCGCCCGAAGCCGCGCTGGAACCTGCCGCGGCTGGCGACGCCGAACCGGTTCCGGCTGAAGCCCCCGCCGAACCGGTGGCGGCCGAAGCGGATGCCGATCAGGACGCCCCCGACGGCGAACCCCGTCGCGGCTGGTGGCAGCGCACCTTCGGGAACTGA